Proteins encoded by one window of Tunturibacter psychrotolerans:
- a CDS encoding sensor histidine kinase, which produces MAVFIAICFAQELHAVDPNRTISQYRRESWGLERGFVGGAVSSIAQTADGYLWIGTAKGLIRFDGMGFRIYQQSPMSIPIGPVQGLVADSQSNLWILLENTKILRYHDGKFDQGRNEAEVGITSLGRARDGSALLSSLTLGPLGYGAGSFKVLSTPEASSGPASPSVTNDELSSRLSWATGVATHRLAKPSTAVVAVVETTDGLIWLGTSDRGLFYLKGGRVYHVPQGVDDGRINCLLPMENGELWIGTDKGVLRWAGSTLTREGMPSEIRNTQILSGIRDRDGNIWMGTGHGLVRLNSHGVSYDNGATVQSGLAVNSLFEDREGDIWIGTTQGIERLRDSPFVSYAIAKGSPQESGGPVYVDGEGRTWFAPLDGGLHWLKDGHIESVSAAGLDKDVVYSITGSGDEVWVGRQRGGLTQLRIRNGGLETKTYTQAEGLPQDSVYAVNRNRDGSVWAGTLSGGVSELRGGKFTSYTTANGLPSNNVTSMAEGSDETMWFATPVGLTSLSGGRWRNYTETEGLPSRDINCLFEDSTHVLWIGTTSGLAFLVSNAVHVPRDVPPSLQEQVFGIAEDRIGWLWVATSNHVLRVKRDSVLSGKIQEEDVREYGLADGLDGVEGIKRQRSVIADPSGRIWFSMNHGISVVDPTRAAKGGAPVLAKIDAVSVDGVPIDVAESVRIPSVRQRVTFDFSGVSLSMPERVLYRYHLDGFDRGWSAPVAAREAVYTNLDPGSYTFRVIASNSEGVWNRDGPSLNLTIVPAFYQTNWFLLLCAAVVATVAWAVYQWHVGQVTARMDIQFIERLSERTRIARELHDTLLQSFQGLILHFQTARDMLPKDPAEAGKSLDTALESADQAMVEGRNAIYDIRGSTLVDDDLAHTITSLGDELRASRAGAISPNFSVVEEGTAKPLDPIFRDDVYHIVREALRNSFKHSEAQNIEAEITYGKRLLRVRIRDDGKGIDRKVLEEGERAGHWGLPGMRERAKRISGQLAVWSEPGVGTEVELNLPGSLVYESASSQLLLRFFRRNGTRDKS; this is translated from the coding sequence ATGGCCGTGTTTATCGCGATCTGCTTTGCTCAGGAGCTGCATGCGGTCGACCCGAATCGGACTATTTCGCAGTACAGGCGGGAGAGTTGGGGTCTTGAAAGGGGTTTTGTGGGCGGCGCTGTGAGCTCGATTGCTCAGACCGCTGATGGGTATCTATGGATTGGGACTGCGAAGGGCTTGATTCGTTTCGATGGAATGGGCTTTCGTATCTATCAGCAGAGCCCAATGTCAATCCCGATTGGACCGGTGCAGGGTTTGGTTGCTGACTCTCAATCGAATTTGTGGATTCTTCTGGAGAACACGAAGATTCTGCGATATCACGATGGGAAGTTCGATCAGGGCCGCAATGAAGCAGAGGTCGGAATTACCTCACTCGGACGAGCAAGAGATGGCTCTGCGCTCCTCTCCTCGCTGACACTTGGTCCTCTGGGCTATGGTGCTGGAAGCTTTAAGGTTCTCTCGACTCCGGAAGCGAGTTCGGGTCCTGCTTCGCCATCGGTGACCAATGATGAACTCTCCAGCCGCCTGAGCTGGGCCACCGGCGTGGCTACACACCGCCTAGCCAAACCGAGTACAGCGGTGGTCGCAGTGGTGGAGACTACGGATGGGCTCATATGGCTGGGGACAAGCGATAGAGGTCTCTTCTACCTAAAGGGGGGACGGGTTTACCACGTTCCGCAGGGAGTAGACGACGGGAGGATCAACTGTCTACTTCCGATGGAGAATGGCGAATTGTGGATTGGCACCGACAAAGGCGTTTTACGTTGGGCGGGATCGACGCTCACTCGTGAAGGCATGCCCTCTGAGATCCGGAATACACAGATACTTTCGGGGATTCGCGACCGAGACGGAAACATCTGGATGGGGACCGGTCATGGGCTAGTCCGGCTCAATTCGCATGGTGTTTCGTACGACAATGGGGCGACGGTTCAGTCAGGGCTCGCAGTGAACTCTCTTTTTGAGGATCGAGAGGGAGATATCTGGATTGGAACGACGCAAGGTATTGAACGACTACGAGACAGTCCCTTTGTGAGCTATGCGATCGCGAAGGGTTCGCCGCAGGAGAGTGGTGGACCTGTGTATGTCGATGGGGAGGGACGCACCTGGTTCGCTCCTCTTGATGGTGGGTTGCACTGGCTGAAGGATGGACATATCGAGAGCGTGAGTGCAGCTGGTCTGGATAAGGATGTGGTCTACTCCATCACGGGAAGCGGCGATGAGGTGTGGGTCGGGCGACAAAGAGGCGGCCTCACGCAGTTGCGCATTCGCAATGGTGGCTTGGAGACTAAAACTTATACTCAAGCGGAGGGGCTGCCTCAGGACAGTGTGTACGCTGTTAATCGGAATCGGGACGGATCGGTTTGGGCCGGAACACTGAGCGGCGGCGTAAGTGAGTTGAGAGGTGGTAAATTCACTTCGTACACGACCGCGAATGGGCTGCCGTCGAATAATGTGACATCGATGGCGGAAGGTTCTGACGAGACCATGTGGTTTGCAACGCCGGTCGGTCTGACTTCGTTGTCTGGTGGGCGATGGCGAAACTATACCGAGACCGAAGGGCTGCCGTCGCGCGATATAAATTGCCTGTTTGAAGACTCGACCCACGTGCTGTGGATCGGAACGACGTCTGGTCTTGCGTTTCTCGTCTCCAATGCCGTGCATGTTCCACGTGACGTACCCCCATCGCTACAGGAGCAGGTCTTCGGCATTGCAGAGGACAGGATTGGCTGGCTTTGGGTTGCAACGTCCAATCATGTCCTACGAGTGAAGCGCGACAGTGTTCTGAGCGGCAAGATCCAGGAGGAGGATGTACGAGAGTATGGGCTAGCCGATGGATTGGATGGTGTCGAGGGCATCAAGAGGCAGCGATCCGTTATTGCGGATCCGTCAGGGCGCATCTGGTTTTCCATGAATCATGGCATATCGGTTGTAGATCCCACTCGAGCTGCGAAGGGCGGAGCGCCCGTTCTTGCGAAGATCGATGCTGTCTCTGTGGATGGTGTTCCGATCGACGTAGCCGAGTCTGTTCGTATTCCGTCTGTTCGTCAGCGAGTTACGTTTGACTTTTCGGGTGTGAGCCTTTCGATGCCTGAGCGGGTGCTGTATCGATATCATCTAGATGGTTTCGATCGAGGCTGGAGTGCACCGGTTGCGGCGCGGGAAGCGGTGTATACGAATCTCGACCCTGGTTCGTATACGTTCCGCGTGATTGCGAGTAATAGCGAAGGAGTTTGGAATCGGGACGGACCCTCCTTGAACCTGACAATCGTTCCCGCGTTTTACCAGACGAACTGGTTTCTTTTGCTATGCGCGGCAGTGGTGGCGACTGTTGCATGGGCTGTGTATCAGTGGCATGTCGGACAGGTTACGGCTCGCATGGACATTCAGTTTATTGAGCGTCTCTCGGAACGAACGCGGATCGCTCGAGAGCTACACGACACGCTGTTGCAGAGCTTCCAAGGATTGATTCTTCATTTTCAGACAGCCCGGGATATGCTTCCCAAAGATCCCGCGGAGGCTGGAAAGAGTCTCGACACCGCTTTGGAGAGCGCGGATCAGGCGATGGTGGAAGGACGGAACGCGATCTATGACATACGAGGGTCTACGCTGGTCGATGACGATCTTGCTCATACGATCACCTCTCTTGGGGATGAACTTAGGGCTAGCCGGGCAGGAGCGATTTCGCCGAACTTCTCTGTTGTTGAAGAAGGCACAGCGAAGCCGCTGGATCCGATCTTTCGAGACGATGTTTATCACATTGTTCGGGAGGCGCTGCGAAATTCCTTCAAGCATAGTGAAGCGCAGAATATCGAAGCGGAGATTACGTATGGGAAGAGGCTGCTTCGCGTGCGAATCCGGGATGATGGCAAGGGCATTGATCGAAAGGTTCTTGAGGAAGGAGAGCGTGCCGGGCATTGGGGACTGCCTGGGATGCGGGAGCGCGCCAAACGGATTAGTGGACAGCTGGCGGTGTGGAGCGAGCCCGGAGTGGGAACCGAGGTTGAGTTAAATCTTCCTGGGTCGCTTGTTTACGAATCGGCTTCCTCTCAACTTCTGCTTCGATTCTTCCGCAGGAACGGAACCAGGGATAAAAGCTAG
- a CDS encoding NCS2 family permease has translation MPIRTRLEHYFGFSSHATNWRTEILAGFTTFITMAYIIFVNPSLLSKTGMPLAAITTATCLCAAFGSILMGALANYPLALAPGMGLNAYFTYTVVLGMGVPWQTALGAVFLSGIIFLALTFTGIRQRLVAAIPHQLHAAVGGGIGLFIAFIGFRNAGIIVPSAATTVTLGNVRAPQTALAIFGLLLIALLQVLRVRASMLIGVLTIMFVGVLCHQVHWQPATYDLTAIKATAFHLDILGALHVGALEIIFVFLFVDLFDNIGTLVAVTQRAGLIAPDHTIPRLNRIFFADASSTILGSLAGTSTVTSYVESSAGVAAGGRTGVTAIVTGILFFLSLFIAPFVGAIPTFATAPALILVGGLMLTGLGEINWDDPQIGIPAFLTVATIPLTWSIADGLSFGLTSYALLQLLTGRAHRRDWMLYLLAALFLLRFIYLVRK, from the coding sequence ATGCCCATTCGCACTCGCCTGGAGCACTACTTCGGCTTCTCCTCCCACGCCACGAACTGGCGCACAGAAATCCTCGCCGGCTTCACCACCTTCATCACGATGGCGTACATCATCTTCGTGAACCCTTCGCTCCTCAGCAAAACCGGCATGCCCCTCGCCGCCATCACCACCGCCACCTGTCTCTGCGCGGCCTTCGGCAGCATTCTCATGGGAGCGCTCGCCAACTATCCCCTCGCCCTCGCTCCAGGCATGGGCCTCAACGCCTATTTCACCTACACCGTCGTCCTCGGAATGGGCGTCCCCTGGCAAACGGCACTGGGCGCCGTCTTTCTCTCTGGAATCATCTTTCTCGCCCTCACCTTCACCGGCATTCGCCAGCGCCTCGTCGCGGCCATTCCTCACCAACTCCACGCGGCAGTCGGCGGAGGCATCGGCCTCTTCATCGCCTTCATCGGCTTCCGTAACGCAGGCATCATCGTTCCCAGTGCCGCCACCACCGTCACCCTCGGCAACGTCCGCGCGCCGCAAACTGCACTCGCGATATTCGGCCTCTTACTCATCGCGCTCCTGCAAGTCCTCCGTGTCAGAGCCTCCATGCTCATCGGCGTCCTCACTATCATGTTCGTAGGCGTACTCTGCCACCAGGTCCATTGGCAACCCGCCACCTACGATCTCACTGCCATCAAGGCAACAGCCTTCCACCTCGACATCCTCGGCGCGCTCCACGTCGGCGCCTTAGAGATCATCTTCGTCTTCCTCTTTGTCGACCTCTTCGACAACATCGGCACGCTCGTCGCAGTCACCCAGCGCGCCGGACTCATCGCGCCCGACCACACGATCCCTCGCCTCAACCGCATCTTCTTCGCGGACGCATCCTCCACCATCCTCGGCTCACTCGCTGGAACTAGCACCGTCACCAGCTACGTCGAATCCTCCGCCGGTGTCGCCGCAGGAGGCCGCACAGGCGTCACCGCCATCGTCACCGGAATCCTCTTCTTCCTCTCCCTCTTCATCGCGCCCTTCGTCGGAGCAATCCCCACCTTCGCTACCGCACCCGCTCTCATCCTGGTCGGTGGCCTTATGCTCACCGGACTCGGCGAAATCAACTGGGACGATCCGCAGATTGGCATCCCCGCCTTCCTCACCGTCGCGACCATCCCCCTAACCTGGTCCATCGCCGACGGCCTCAGCTTCGGCCTCACCAGCTATGCTCTCCTTCAACTCCTCACAGGCCGCGCCCATCGCCGTGATTGGATGCTCTATCTCCTAGCGGCCCTCTTCCTTCTTCGTTTTATCTATCTCGTTCGCAAATAG
- a CDS encoding cupin domain-containing protein, producing MTAEDIKKILGLQPHPREGGWFLRTYEAAEKVGIEAFEDKRYEGARRTGTAIYYLLEPDTFSEMHRLKSDEVFHFYAGDAVEMLQLTESGKGAMVVIGNDLLHGQRPQVTVERGVWQGSRLVEGGRWALLGCTVSPGFEFEDYEAGMREGLCGAWPEFAPEITALTRENS from the coding sequence ATGACGGCAGAGGATATCAAAAAAATACTCGGGTTGCAGCCGCATCCTCGAGAGGGCGGGTGGTTCTTGAGGACGTATGAGGCCGCCGAGAAGGTCGGGATTGAGGCCTTTGAGGATAAGAGATATGAAGGAGCGCGGCGGACTGGGACTGCAATTTACTACCTGTTGGAGCCAGATACGTTCAGTGAGATGCACCGTCTGAAGTCGGATGAAGTATTTCATTTTTATGCGGGGGACGCGGTGGAGATGCTGCAGTTAACCGAGAGCGGGAAGGGCGCGATGGTGGTGATTGGGAACGATCTCTTGCACGGACAACGGCCACAGGTGACTGTGGAGCGGGGAGTGTGGCAGGGATCGCGTTTGGTGGAGGGAGGACGTTGGGCGCTGTTGGGATGTACGGTCAGTCCGGGATTTGAGTTTGAGGATTATGAGGCCGGTATGCGAGAGGGGCTGTGTGGAGCGTGGCCCGAGTTTGCGCCGGAGATTACGGCTTTGACTAGGGAGAATTCCTAA
- a CDS encoding HoxN/HupN/NixA family nickel/cobalt transporter, translating to MKRLLSSALNHVASDTRRRVVAIYVVLLMMNVSAWGWALIAFRHYPVLLGTAFLAYSFGLRHAVDADHIAAIDNVTRKLMQEGKRPVAVGLMFSLGHSTIVVLGSIALSATALSLQHRLNAAKHIGGVVGTLVSTLFLFGIAIVNMIVLRSVYLAFRRVRRGERYVEEDFDLLLGSRGFLSRLFRPMFALIRQSWHMYPLGILFGLGFDTATEIGVLGLSASEAARGLSLWSVLVFPVLFAAGMSLVDTTDNVLMLGAYGWAFVKPIRKIYYNMTITLISVVVAVLVGGIEALGLIADQFHFHGTFWDLIETLNENFGTLGYAIIGLFAMSWIASIWFYKWRRFDELEVRT from the coding sequence ATGAAACGTCTGCTGAGTAGTGCGCTTAACCATGTCGCGTCCGATACGAGGCGCAGGGTCGTGGCTATTTACGTGGTTTTGCTGATGATGAATGTGTCCGCCTGGGGGTGGGCGCTTATCGCATTTCGACATTATCCGGTTTTACTGGGTACTGCATTTCTGGCTTACAGTTTTGGTCTTCGGCATGCGGTGGATGCCGATCACATCGCAGCTATCGATAATGTGACGCGAAAATTGATGCAGGAAGGGAAGCGTCCGGTTGCAGTGGGATTGATGTTTTCCCTTGGGCACTCGACGATCGTGGTGTTAGGGTCTATTGCTCTCTCTGCTACGGCGCTGTCGCTGCAACATCGCCTGAATGCAGCGAAACATATCGGAGGGGTGGTGGGGACCTTAGTCTCAACACTTTTTCTTTTTGGAATCGCCATCGTAAATATGATCGTTTTGCGATCGGTGTATCTTGCCTTCCGACGCGTTCGTCGTGGGGAGCGCTACGTTGAGGAAGACTTTGACTTGCTGCTGGGTAGCCGAGGATTTCTCTCTCGTCTGTTTCGTCCGATGTTCGCATTGATCCGTCAGAGCTGGCATATGTATCCGCTTGGAATTCTGTTTGGACTTGGATTCGATACAGCGACGGAGATTGGGGTGCTCGGCCTCTCGGCCTCAGAGGCTGCCCGGGGATTGTCGCTTTGGTCGGTTCTGGTTTTTCCAGTGCTGTTCGCGGCGGGGATGTCCTTGGTCGACACCACGGACAATGTTTTGATGCTTGGTGCGTATGGGTGGGCCTTTGTGAAACCGATCCGCAAGATTTACTACAACATGACAATTACTTTGATATCGGTGGTTGTCGCGGTGTTGGTCGGAGGGATTGAAGCGCTTGGATTAATCGCAGATCAGTTCCATTTTCATGGAACTTTTTGGGATTTGATTGAAACTCTCAACGAGAATTTTGGGACATTAGGCTACGCAATCATTGGACTCTTTGCTATGAGCTGGATCGCCTCGATCTGGTTTTACAAATGGCGTCGCTTCGACGAATTGGAAGTGAGAACCTGA
- a CDS encoding Gfo/Idh/MocA family protein — protein MLNRRNFLKVAGTATAETLLGPKIYALAAVQTTPPAPITTNDHIQFALIGAGIQGQADTKVAVQVPGVKLVAVADCYDGRLERSKELWGNDIFTTRDYKEILARKDIDAVLIATPDHWHKQAAIDAMNAGKDVYCEKPMIHLYSDGPEIIETAHATNRIIQVGSQRVSSMIYAKAKELLASGAIGQLNMVTARWDRNSSLGAWNYTVPLDASTETCDWPRFQGSAPKIPFDADHFFQWRKWKAYGSGVAGDLFVHLFSGTHFITGASGPTRAMATGGLRFWKDGRDVPDVMLGLFDYREGFNLSLRVNFVDGGEESEGLIFTGSEGTMEIGGNAVSVSRTPLQKEPGYILGTFTEAMQKRIYETYREKYPVSHPSGAPSPGYEKYVAPAGYSDSYDHFTNFFSSVRTRRPVVEDSVFGFRAAGAALLSNLSMERGGVVKWDPDSMKLV, from the coding sequence GTGCTGAATCGTAGAAACTTCCTGAAAGTAGCGGGAACAGCAACCGCGGAAACATTGCTGGGGCCAAAGATCTACGCTCTTGCTGCAGTCCAAACCACACCTCCCGCGCCCATTACGACAAACGATCATATACAGTTCGCACTCATTGGAGCCGGCATTCAGGGCCAAGCCGATACGAAGGTCGCCGTTCAAGTTCCAGGCGTGAAGCTGGTGGCGGTGGCAGACTGCTACGACGGCCGACTCGAACGCAGTAAGGAGCTCTGGGGCAACGACATCTTCACTACTCGCGACTATAAAGAGATCCTCGCTCGCAAGGATATCGACGCTGTCCTCATTGCCACGCCGGACCACTGGCACAAGCAGGCGGCCATCGACGCAATGAACGCCGGCAAGGACGTCTACTGCGAGAAACCGATGATCCATCTCTATTCCGACGGCCCTGAAATTATCGAAACAGCCCACGCTACTAACCGTATCATCCAGGTCGGAAGCCAGCGTGTAAGCTCGATGATCTACGCGAAGGCGAAGGAACTCCTCGCATCCGGCGCCATCGGCCAACTCAACATGGTGACAGCGCGCTGGGATCGCAACTCGTCGCTAGGCGCATGGAACTACACCGTCCCTCTGGACGCGTCCACTGAAACCTGCGACTGGCCACGTTTCCAGGGATCTGCGCCCAAAATTCCGTTCGACGCAGATCACTTCTTTCAATGGCGCAAGTGGAAGGCTTACGGCAGCGGCGTAGCCGGAGATCTCTTTGTGCACCTCTTCAGCGGCACGCACTTCATTACCGGAGCAAGCGGCCCGACGCGGGCTATGGCAACTGGAGGCCTCCGCTTCTGGAAGGATGGGCGCGATGTCCCAGACGTAATGCTGGGCCTCTTCGACTACCGGGAAGGATTTAACCTCAGCCTGCGCGTCAACTTCGTCGATGGTGGCGAAGAGAGTGAAGGTCTCATCTTTACCGGATCGGAAGGCACCATGGAGATTGGCGGCAACGCAGTCAGCGTTAGCCGAACGCCGCTCCAGAAAGAACCTGGCTACATCCTTGGGACATTTACCGAAGCTATGCAAAAGCGCATTTATGAAACTTACCGAGAGAAGTACCCAGTCTCACATCCCTCGGGAGCCCCGTCACCTGGGTACGAAAAATATGTGGCCCCCGCCGGCTATAGCGACAGCTACGACCACTTCACCAATTTTTTTTCATCTGTTCGCACACGACGGCCCGTAGTAGAAGACTCAGTGTTCGGTTTCCGCGCCGCCGGAGCTGCCCTGCTGAGCAATCTAAGCATGGAACGTGGAGGAGTAGTGAAGTGGGATCCGGATTCAATGAAACTAGTGTGA
- a CDS encoding NAD(P)-dependent oxidoreductase yields MAKLGFLGLGIMGGPMALHLIEAGHQVALWSFSKAKVETLAAKGGITCATPAEVARQSDFIFLCVGNTEMSRKVILGKDGLAETAAKGSIIVDCSTVSPSASRTIAAELAEKGIPFLDAPCTGSKGGAEAGTLTFMVGGPKDVFEKVRPYFEAMGKQLYYCGASGKGLHAKLSQNMILGNLLQAFNESLILSTKAGVDPEMMLDILNNSAAKSGLISIKAPLVFARDFTTNFSVKWLEKDMELMLESAAELNVPAPLTALSQQLFRAAIAKGYGEEDICGSIRVMEEIVGCTVASKPKV; encoded by the coding sequence ATGGCAAAACTTGGATTTCTTGGTTTGGGCATTATGGGTGGCCCAATGGCCCTTCATCTCATTGAAGCGGGGCATCAGGTCGCTCTATGGTCGTTCAGCAAAGCAAAAGTCGAGACGCTCGCAGCCAAAGGTGGCATTACGTGTGCTACGCCCGCAGAAGTAGCACGGCAAAGTGACTTCATCTTCCTCTGTGTCGGCAACACGGAAATGTCGCGAAAAGTAATCCTCGGCAAAGATGGCCTTGCGGAAACCGCCGCCAAAGGGTCCATCATTGTGGACTGCAGCACAGTCTCGCCGTCTGCCAGCCGCACCATCGCGGCTGAACTCGCCGAGAAAGGCATCCCATTCCTCGACGCTCCCTGCACCGGATCAAAAGGCGGAGCGGAAGCAGGCACCCTCACCTTCATGGTCGGAGGACCAAAAGACGTATTCGAAAAGGTGCGCCCGTACTTCGAGGCTATGGGCAAGCAGCTATATTATTGCGGCGCGTCCGGCAAGGGGCTCCACGCCAAACTCTCTCAGAATATGATCCTCGGCAATCTCCTTCAGGCCTTCAACGAGAGCCTGATCCTCAGCACCAAAGCCGGGGTGGATCCCGAGATGATGCTCGACATCCTCAACAACAGCGCCGCCAAATCAGGCTTGATCTCCATCAAAGCGCCTCTGGTGTTCGCCCGAGACTTCACTACGAACTTCTCCGTAAAGTGGCTTGAAAAAGACATGGAGTTGATGCTGGAATCCGCAGCAGAACTGAACGTCCCCGCGCCGCTCACAGCACTTTCACAACAGCTCTTTCGTGCAGCGATCGCAAAAGGCTACGGCGAAGAAGACATCTGCGGCTCCATCCGTGTCATGGAAGAAATCGTCGGCTGCACCGTCGCCAGCAAACCAAAGGTGTAG
- a CDS encoding glycerate kinase type-2 family protein → MITTESGLREVAYSLFLQSLGDCSVEQAFNHWVKREARAGKAFLTVGDDAIDLDCVRRIGVVVVGKAASAMLKALLPSLRGLTQCDLSGVVITNDEQPDLPPGFQFFVGGHPTPNQASFDGAEAVLALVRSLRSKAAMTDDSLCLFLISGGASAMMELPLDTRISLEDTVKFHRELVHCGGSIAEINCVRKHFSAVKGGRLALEAKGILSYSLLISDVPLGHLDALGSGPTLPDTSTVDQCKEILARYQLMERFPASVKQFFSSAQLVETPKPGYLVSKAVTLLSPDDLSAIVRQRAGDLGFYAVVDNACDDWNYKDAAEYLFRRLQELRRQHSRACLISSGEVTVELPEESDLRLGTGGRNQHFALYAATLLRSSDASVAVLSAGTDGIDGNSFAAGAVVDEKTLFGEERRLSQAQDALQRFDSGTFLEKAGLCIVIGVTGNNLRDLRILLSADC, encoded by the coding sequence ATGATAACGACTGAGTCGGGGTTACGAGAAGTTGCTTATAGTCTCTTCCTGCAGTCTCTCGGGGATTGCAGCGTCGAACAGGCATTTAATCATTGGGTGAAACGAGAGGCAAGAGCAGGTAAGGCATTTTTAACTGTTGGCGACGATGCGATTGACCTTGACTGCGTTCGCCGTATTGGAGTGGTGGTTGTGGGTAAAGCCGCGTCTGCGATGCTCAAAGCATTGCTGCCATCGCTGCGGGGGCTGACTCAATGTGATCTGTCTGGAGTAGTGATTACAAACGATGAGCAGCCGGATCTTCCTCCGGGCTTTCAGTTTTTTGTTGGAGGTCACCCGACACCGAATCAAGCATCGTTCGATGGAGCGGAAGCGGTGCTGGCGCTGGTCCGGTCGCTACGATCAAAGGCTGCGATGACCGACGACTCGCTGTGTCTGTTTCTTATAAGCGGCGGCGCCTCTGCGATGATGGAGTTGCCACTTGATACCCGGATCTCGCTTGAAGATACGGTGAAGTTCCATCGAGAACTGGTACATTGCGGCGGTTCGATTGCTGAGATAAATTGTGTTCGCAAACATTTTTCCGCAGTAAAGGGGGGCCGGCTGGCCCTCGAGGCTAAGGGGATTCTGAGTTACTCCCTGCTTATCTCAGATGTGCCATTGGGCCATCTGGACGCCTTAGGGTCCGGGCCTACGCTGCCTGATACTTCTACCGTCGATCAGTGTAAGGAGATTCTGGCGCGCTATCAGTTGATGGAGAGATTTCCGGCCTCGGTGAAGCAATTTTTTTCATCGGCCCAACTTGTTGAAACTCCTAAACCCGGATATCTCGTCTCAAAGGCGGTGACGCTCCTATCGCCCGATGATCTGTCAGCGATCGTGAGACAACGTGCGGGGGATCTTGGATTTTATGCAGTCGTGGACAATGCCTGTGATGATTGGAACTACAAAGATGCCGCGGAATATTTATTTAGGCGCCTGCAGGAGCTCAGGCGACAACACAGTCGCGCCTGCCTAATCTCGTCAGGAGAGGTGACGGTTGAGCTGCCAGAGGAATCTGACCTGAGATTAGGAACCGGCGGACGCAATCAGCACTTCGCGCTTTATGCGGCAACTTTGTTGAGGTCGTCGGATGCTTCCGTTGCCGTTCTCTCCGCAGGTACAGACGGCATCGATGGAAACAGCTTCGCCGCGGGTGCAGTTGTCGACGAGAAGACTCTTTTTGGTGAGGAGAGACGGTTGTCACAGGCTCAGGATGCTTTACAACGATTCGACTCTGGTACTTTTTTAGAGAAAGCTGGCTTGTGCATCGTAATAGGCGTAACTGGAAACAATCTGCGTGATCTGCGCATTTTGTTGTCGGCCGACTGCTAA
- a CDS encoding dihydrofolate reductase family protein produces MKISVFCGVSVDGFLARPDHTLDFLDTGGQEPHGFEEFYGSVDVVVIGRKTLEVVLTFGGWSYGNKPVVVLSSGMLNFSSVKGGVVEQMSGEPAEIVAKLQDRGFKHAYVDGGITIQRFLVAGLVDRMVITRVPLLIGAGIPLFGPVPRDISLRHVATRCYKGDLVQSEYELDRDPHNTDGGWLKAV; encoded by the coding sequence GTGAAGATCTCGGTATTCTGCGGAGTGAGCGTAGATGGCTTTCTGGCTCGACCTGATCACACGCTCGATTTTTTGGATACTGGGGGACAGGAGCCGCACGGTTTCGAAGAATTCTATGGCAGCGTCGATGTGGTTGTTATCGGCCGCAAAACTCTCGAAGTGGTGCTGACATTTGGCGGATGGTCTTACGGGAACAAGCCAGTAGTCGTGCTTAGCAGCGGCATGCTCAATTTCTCATCCGTCAAAGGCGGAGTGGTCGAACAGATGTCGGGTGAACCCGCCGAAATCGTGGCGAAGCTCCAAGATCGCGGCTTCAAACACGCTTACGTAGATGGCGGCATCACTATTCAGCGGTTTCTAGTGGCCGGCCTGGTCGACCGAATGGTGATCACACGGGTACCATTATTGATTGGTGCAGGTATCCCGTTGTTCGGTCCGGTGCCACGCGACATCAGTCTCCGCCACGTTGCGACGCGCTGCTATAAGGGTGACCTGGTGCAGAGTGAATACGAGCTTGACCGCGATCCGCACAACACGGACGGGGGCTGGTTAAAGGCAGTATAG